Proteins from a single region of Hydra vulgaris chromosome 12, alternate assembly HydraT2T_AEP:
- the LOC100206923 gene encoding mitochondrial fission regulator 2 isoform X2, translating into MSSNDLSDNEVEESHLTKIIAAPLQFVKTIFPLYSTGDVSQESQDDSANSEMVGDKLRLKRGRLKKKSTVQDKLIQHNRVAKANHGCQRSVVRYIGSNVPLKPSKRAYYQLFEHSRRTIINSASTFFITNLDHVRQHVDQVKHHVVPTLADIGQLVWDDINVFVNDEDDSSSDEEVNVKEASAKPGISNEDPNKLSALEDELAKLRAQIAAIVSTRNVPNPAASSAQIAVVQPTSMLPPPPPPPPPLPIFKSANASAVCMPSIKVVNEENKSSMNDVLKGLTNVKLKSSNICRSPGGTPLKKNDRLEDLSNPADIIAKALREKFQNSNIYRSPDGENSSLSDFSPSPQKNPSRPIPKPRPRPVALKKILDT; encoded by the exons ATGTCTTCAAATGATTTAAGTGATAACGAAGTTGAAGAAagtcatttaacaaaaataatagccGCCCCACTTCAATTCGTTAAGACTATATTTCCTTTATACTCTACAGGAGATGTTTCTCAGGAATCACAGGATGATTCTGCGAATAGTGAAATG GTTGGAGACAAATTAAGATTGAAACGTGGaagattgaaaaagaaaagtacAGTACAAGATAAGCTTATTCAACACAACAGAGTAGCCAAAGCGAATCATGGTTGCCAAAGAAGTGTTGTTCGCTACATTGGATCAAATGTACCTTTAAAACCATCTAAAAGAGCTTATTACCAG ctttttgaACATTCTCGAAGAACTATAATCAACAGTGCATCTACCTTCTTTATCACAAATTTAGATCATGTTCGACAACATGTTGATCAGGTTAAGCATCATGTTGTACCAACTTTAGCAGACATCGGGCAATTAGTGTGGGatgatataaatgtttttgttaatgatGAAGATGATTCATCTTCAGATGAGGAAGTCAatgttaaa gAAGCTTCTGCAAAACCTGGTATTAGTAATGAAGATCCAAATAAGTTATCTGCTCTAGAAGATGAACTTGCCAAATTGAGAGCTCAAATTGCTGCTATAGTGTCTACTAGAAATG tcCCTAATCCTGCTGCATCATCTGCTCAAATTGCAGTTGTTCAACCGACAAGTATGTTACCTCCACCACCGCCTCCTCCGCCTCCTCTGCctatttttaaaagtgcaaaTGCATCTGCA gTTTGcatgccatcaattaaagttgtCAATGAAGAGAATAAATCTTCTATGAATGATGTACTAAAAGGTTTAACTAatgttaaactaaaaagttcaaatatttgTCG ttcacCAGGAGGtacaccattaaaaaaaaacgatcgTTTAGAAGACCTCTCTAATCCAGCTGATATAATCGCCAAAGCCTTAAgggaaaagtttcaaaattctaatatatataGATCTCCTG atggagAAAACAGTTCCCTTTCCGATTTCTCGCCTTCGCCCCAAAAAAATCCTTCCAGACCTATTCCTAAACCAAGACCACGACCGGTTGCACTGAAAAAGATTTTAGACACTTAA